In Lusitaniella coriacea LEGE 07157, the genomic stretch CTTTTGTGAGTTGGGCGAGTCTGGCGCGGGTGATTCGCGGTCAAGTTCTCTCGATTAAGGAAAGAGAGTTTGTGGATGCGGCGCGGGCAATTGGAGCCAATCCGTTTTATATCATCACGCGCCACATTCTTCCGCAAACTGCGACCTATATTATTATTTCTGCGACTTTAAGCATTCCCAGTTTTATTGTTGCCGAATCGGTTTTGAGCTTAATTGGTTTGGGGATTCAGCAACCCGATCCCTCTTGGGGAAATTTGCTCTCTCTCTCCACGAACGCATCGATTTTGGTGCTACAGCCGTGGTTGATTTGGCCGCCAGCCGCTTTGATTATCCTGACGGTTCTCGCTTTCAATCTCCTGGGGGATGGGTTGCGCGATGCCTTGGACCCCAGAAATCTACAGCGATGAATTCAGGATGGGAAAGAGTCAATCATCGCCAACGGGTAATGAGGCATTGTGAGTGCGTCTGCTGGAGTTTTTAAACCCCATCGCGATCGCGCGCAGGGCAAATTTAGGCAAAACTAACATCCGCCGCCAGCGCCAAGGCTCTTGATATAAGCGATAGAGCCATTCCATGTGATTATCCCGCAACCACATCGGCGCTCTCGTTTTAATTCCCGACCAAATATCGAAACTTCCCCCAACTCCAATCCAAGTGGCATTGGGACACAAGGAGCGGTTTTGGCTGATCCAAATTTCTTGGCGAGGAACCCCTAACCCCACTAAAATCAAGCGCGGCTGTTTGTCGGCTAAAAGTTGTTTGAATTCCCGTTCTTCAGTGTCGTTGAGGTAGCCGTGGTAGGCGAGGATAGAAAGTCCGGGTAATTGTTGCTGCCAAAACTCCGCCGCTTTTTGCGTCACCCCCGGCGCGCCGCCATAAAAAACCACGGGATCTGAATTCTCCATTTGTGCGGTTTGTTGCAGAACCGATGCCGCAAGTTCGATTCCCGGACAGCGTTGTTGGGATTGGTTGTGCAGGCGCAGGTAGAAGATGACCCCCGAACCATCGGGAATGACGAGATCGGCTTTGCGAATAATATTGGCGAGAACGTCGTTTTGCTCTGAGAGCATCGCCATTTCTGCATTTAGGGTGACAACGTGGGTGCCGATGTTTTGTTCGATGCGCGATCGCAGCCAACTCGCATAATCGTCCGATAGATGGACGGGGAGTTCTAAAACAGAATATTTTTTGAGTGTTTCCAACATATTCCCCGATGTTTTAAAGACTTCAATCGTAATAGGTTTTTCTGATTGTTCTCTTCATTAAATATGCGCTCTAATCCGGTTGCTTCACCGTTAAATTTATCATTGCTTGCGTTCCGAGATGAGTTGACATACTCCCCAGCCTGAAAGCGTGGGGATTCTTTACGCTTCATCGACTGATGCTACCGAAGTAGTCTTACTCTGTCTCGACGTACATTTAGAGTCGTGCCGATGCCCCATGCCGACTTTTTCTATATTTATCGAAGCATTCTCGTC encodes the following:
- a CDS encoding WecB/TagA/CpsF family glycosyltransferase gives rise to the protein MLETLKKYSVLELPVHLSDDYASWLRSRIEQNIGTHVVTLNAEMAMLSEQNDVLANIIRKADLVIPDGSGVIFYLRLHNQSQQRCPGIELAASVLQQTAQMENSDPVVFYGGAPGVTQKAAEFWQQQLPGLSILAYHGYLNDTEEREFKQLLADKQPRLILVGLGVPRQEIWISQNRSLCPNATWIGVGGSFDIWSGIKTRAPMWLRDNHMEWLYRLYQEPWRWRRMLVLPKFALRAIAMGFKNSSRRTHNASLPVGDD